Proteins found in one Nostoc sp. NIES-3756 genomic segment:
- a CDS encoding radical SAM protein — translation MQSTLSPKCSSVYGSVKSWRFGNSLGIDPIGVVSTCSFNCVYCQLGKIQTHTTQRQIFVPTSQIIEDLQALVPYEQVDVITLSGSGEPTLALNLGEILVIAKQLTQRPTVVLTNATLLRDTQVRHALKSADIVATKLDAISSNQLQRVNQPVATINLPHILAGIEQFRGEYPGTLAIQTMVLSPWTTEMIEIYIQLIQRLQPDEIQLNVPSRPRTLVRQLEARGNDATEFISEAMQQLKCISADTLSTLAETINCATNIPVRYAPASVIS, via the coding sequence ATGCAATCTACACTAAGCCCCAAGTGTTCCTCTGTGTATGGGTCTGTCAAATCTTGGCGATTTGGAAATTCTCTGGGAATCGATCCGATTGGGGTTGTGTCTACCTGCTCGTTTAACTGTGTTTACTGTCAGTTAGGAAAAATTCAAACACACACGACTCAGCGTCAGATTTTTGTGCCTACATCCCAAATTATTGAGGATTTGCAAGCCCTTGTGCCTTACGAACAAGTAGATGTCATCACTCTCAGTGGCAGTGGTGAGCCTACTTTAGCATTAAATTTAGGGGAAATCTTGGTGATCGCCAAACAACTGACACAACGACCAACAGTAGTTTTAACTAATGCGACATTACTCAGAGATACTCAAGTCCGCCACGCTTTAAAATCAGCAGACATTGTTGCTACTAAATTAGACGCTATTTCGTCAAATCAATTGCAGCGCGTCAACCAACCTGTAGCGACAATTAATTTACCGCACATCCTTGCAGGTATCGAACAATTTCGAGGGGAATATCCAGGAACTCTAGCTATTCAAACTATGGTGTTGTCTCCTTGGACAACAGAAATGATAGAAATTTACATTCAACTTATACAGCGTTTGCAACCTGATGAAATTCAACTTAACGTTCCTTCTCGTCCCCGTACCTTAGTTCGACAATTAGAAGCAAGAGGGAATGATGCGACTGAATTTATCTCTGAGGCTATGCAGCAACTGAAATGTATTAGTGCTGATACTCTTAGCACACTAGCTGAAACAATCAACTGTGCAACAAATATTCCAGTGCGTTACGCCCCAGCATCAGTTATCAGTTAA
- a CDS encoding 4Fe-4S single cluster domain-containing protein — translation METQSTNPSITLPEIPPGHLNIMGYIDESEVNGPGCRAVVWVQGCPRECPGCFNPDSWTFETNQLVSVDSLVEQILSKPQNQGVTFSGGEPFYQATALAELARKLKAAGLNIMSFTGFTLKQLQSESAPPGSQALLEQLDILIDGPFVESLAINSPNSPVSSRNQKVHVFNPAFVDKITWASDQIEVHILKDGNRIVTGYQGWLELT, via the coding sequence ATGGAAACTCAATCAACCAACCCATCAATTACACTTCCAGAAATTCCCCCTGGACATCTCAACATCATGGGTTACATTGATGAGTCAGAGGTAAATGGCCCTGGTTGTCGTGCTGTTGTTTGGGTACAAGGTTGTCCCCGTGAGTGTCCGGGGTGCTTTAATCCTGATTCCTGGACATTTGAAACCAACCAACTAGTCTCTGTAGATTCTTTGGTTGAGCAGATTTTGAGCAAACCGCAAAATCAAGGTGTAACATTCTCTGGGGGAGAACCATTTTATCAAGCAACCGCATTGGCGGAACTCGCTCGTAAGCTCAAAGCTGCTGGTTTAAATATCATGTCATTTACAGGCTTCACCCTCAAACAACTCCAATCTGAATCTGCTCCTCCTGGTTCTCAAGCATTATTAGAACAGTTAGATATTTTGATTGATGGGCCGTTTGTTGAGTCTTTAGCAATTAATTCTCCAAATTCTCCTGTTTCTTCCCGAAATCAAAAGGTTCACGTTTTTAACCCCGCCTTTGTAGATAAGATTACTTGGGCTAGTGATCAAATAGAAGTCCATATTCTCAAAGATGGAAACCGCATTGTCACTGGTTATCAAGGTTGGTTGGAATTGACTTGA
- the ureE gene encoding urease accessory protein UreE, whose translation MLTLTQLKPANPDVAVTLTLALTAEERTRSRHRFETEDGEVVFLRLPRGTVLRDGDILLDETNDTLIRIAAKLEPVLTVVASTPLLLMRAAYHLGNRHVPVEITSTYLRISPDEVLRSMLEHMGLAITAEILPFQPELGAYGHYHAH comes from the coding sequence ATGTTGACGTTGACGCAACTTAAACCAGCAAATCCTGATGTAGCAGTTACTCTAACTTTGGCGCTGACAGCAGAAGAACGGACTCGCTCTCGTCACCGTTTTGAGACAGAAGATGGTGAGGTTGTGTTTTTACGTTTACCCAGAGGTACAGTGTTGCGTGATGGAGATATTCTTCTAGATGAAACTAATGATACTTTAATTAGAATTGCGGCTAAATTAGAACCAGTATTAACTGTAGTTGCTTCAACTCCGCTTTTGTTGATGCGAGCAGCTTATCATTTAGGTAATCGTCATGTACCTGTCGAAATTACCTCAACCTATTTACGCATATCACCTGATGAGGTACTGCGTTCAATGTTAGAACACATGGGGTTAGCAATTACCGCCGAAATTCTCCCCTTTCAGCCAGAATTAGGTGCTTATGGACACTATCACGCTCACTGA
- a CDS encoding urease accessory protein UreF: protein MDTITLTDSHFLHILQLASSALPVGAYSYSEGLETLVENGEVANQATLQQWLEGELRYGAIRLEAAVMVRAMQAATIEDMEALHYWNLWLSAARETQELRNSSWQMGRSLIQLLGKIQPQIQPFADAVGNPSNYAIAFGIAAAHWQIDISAALLGYLHSWATNLITAGVKLIPLGQTAGQELLLQLQPLISHTAIEIISLKDEEIACCSWGLSLASMQHETQYTRLFRS from the coding sequence ATGGACACTATCACGCTCACTGATAGCCATTTTTTACATATATTACAACTAGCTAGTTCTGCCTTACCTGTGGGGGCGTACAGCTATTCCGAAGGGTTGGAAACATTAGTAGAAAATGGGGAAGTTGCTAATCAAGCAACTCTGCAACAATGGTTAGAAGGTGAATTAAGATATGGAGCAATTCGCCTAGAAGCGGCTGTGATGGTAAGAGCCATGCAGGCTGCCACAATAGAAGATATGGAAGCATTACATTATTGGAATTTGTGGTTATCTGCGGCGAGGGAAACTCAAGAACTACGCAATTCTAGCTGGCAGATGGGGCGATCGCTCATCCAGTTACTTGGTAAAATACAACCACAAATCCAACCTTTCGCTGATGCAGTTGGTAATCCTTCTAATTATGCGATCGCTTTTGGTATTGCTGCTGCTCATTGGCAAATTGATATTTCTGCTGCCCTATTAGGATACCTGCATAGTTGGGCAACTAATTTAATTACTGCTGGAGTCAAACTTATCCCCCTTGGACAAACAGCCGGGCAAGAATTATTACTGCAATTACAACCTTTAATTAGTCATACAGCAATAGAAATTATCTCTTTAAAAGATGAGGAAATTGCTTGTTGTAGTTGGGGTTTATCCTTGGCAAGTATGCAGCACGAAACGCAATATACAAGACTATTCAGAAGTTAA
- the ureG gene encoding urease accessory protein UreG, translating to MNAFRVGVAGPVGSGKTALVDALCKALRDLYKLAVVTNDIYTQEDAQFLVRSQALASDRILGVETGGCPHTAIREDASMNLAAIEQLEQRFTDLDLVFLESGGDNLAATFSPELVDLTIYVIDVAAGDKIPRKGGPGITKSDLLVINKTDLAPYVGADLNVMDRDAKKMRGNKPFIFTNLKTQQGLTEVIAFVSTHIC from the coding sequence ATGAATGCTTTTCGTGTTGGAGTAGCAGGCCCAGTGGGTTCGGGGAAGACGGCTTTAGTAGATGCTTTATGTAAAGCGTTGCGCGATCTCTATAAATTGGCGGTGGTGACAAATGATATTTATACTCAAGAAGACGCTCAGTTTTTGGTACGTTCTCAAGCTTTGGCCAGCGATCGCATTTTAGGTGTAGAAACTGGCGGTTGTCCACACACTGCAATTCGTGAAGATGCTTCGATGAATTTGGCAGCAATAGAACAGCTAGAACAGCGCTTTACCGATTTAGATTTAGTTTTTCTAGAAAGTGGCGGAGATAATTTAGCTGCAACTTTTAGTCCTGAATTAGTAGATTTAACAATTTATGTAATTGATGTTGCCGCAGGTGATAAAATCCCCCGCAAAGGCGGCCCAGGAATTACTAAGTCAGATTTATTAGTAATCAATAAAACTGATCTAGCACCTTACGTTGGTGCAGATTTAAACGTCATGGACAGAGACGCAAAAAAAATGCGTGGTAACAAACCGTTCATTTTTACCAACTTAAAAACTCAGCAAGGACTCACCGAAGTAATTGCCTTTGTTTCTACTCACATCTGTTGA
- a CDS encoding inositol monophosphatase family protein: protein MTNLQIFLDIATEAALAAGAVLQGYLGKVEDAVTEKGRPGDLVTAADKASEAVILEVLRRHFPQHSILAEESGKLGNQDNEYLWVIDPLDGTTNYAHQYPAFCVSIGLLINDVPQVGVIYDPFHNELFRAAAGLGATRNRHPIKVSHTSELNKSLLVTGFAYDRRETSDNNYAEFCHLTHLTQGVRRSGSAALDLAHVACGRVDGYWERGIAPWDIIAGVILLQEAGGKVTAYDGTPLKIESGRILATNGYIHNKLSQALIDAPPLSAWQ from the coding sequence ATGACTAACCTACAAATTTTTCTCGACATTGCCACAGAAGCGGCTTTAGCTGCGGGTGCGGTTTTACAGGGTTATTTAGGTAAGGTAGAAGACGCAGTTACAGAAAAAGGTCGTCCCGGTGATTTAGTTACCGCCGCCGATAAAGCTTCAGAAGCAGTAATTTTAGAAGTTTTGCGTCGTCACTTTCCTCAACATTCCATTCTGGCTGAGGAGTCAGGAAAACTGGGGAATCAAGATAATGAATATCTTTGGGTGATAGATCCCCTTGATGGGACTACTAATTACGCTCACCAATACCCAGCTTTTTGTGTATCTATCGGGTTGTTAATTAATGATGTACCCCAGGTAGGGGTAATTTACGACCCCTTTCATAATGAATTATTCCGTGCGGCGGCTGGTTTAGGTGCAACCCGCAACCGTCATCCCATAAAGGTTTCTCATACATCGGAATTAAATAAAAGCTTATTAGTAACAGGATTCGCTTATGATCGCCGCGAAACATCAGATAATAACTATGCAGAATTTTGCCACCTTACCCATCTCACCCAAGGTGTGAGGCGTAGCGGTTCAGCCGCTTTAGATTTAGCTCATGTTGCTTGTGGGCGTGTCGATGGTTATTGGGAAAGAGGAATAGCGCCTTGGGATATTATCGCTGGGGTAATCTTGTTACAAGAGGCAGGTGGTAAAGTTACTGCCTATGATGGGACTCCGTTAAAAATTGAATCTGGTAGGATTCTTGCAACTAATGGTTATATTCATAACAAATTGAGTCAGGCGTTGATAGACGCGCCACCTCTGTCCGCTTGGCAATGA
- a CDS encoding J domain-containing protein, whose protein sequence is MSLRIDRGLFRYDFIDHHAILCVAVDADVKEIRKRYLKIARHLHPDSSAITTETEKKLAGELLSKLVNPAYETLSAERTRSEYIIVLSQMGKRLVQESASIELTTDLGKQLASAPNVDLLYKSAIAKIAETQYNSLKEVITIISQISELNLVYLMRTAGKTFAASTAKPLVNSTPNQSKEAAPPPQPEPAKEDSSIEQYLRRAQTLIDKNQFAPAEVELKDALKIAPKSSRCHSLLAFVYLKQNKLKMAKIHFDNTLKLDPQDQTALAWKPKIDKALGQQTSSSNANTSTTTSNKQPEKSGGGLFGGLFGGKKK, encoded by the coding sequence ATGTCTCTCAGAATAGATCGTGGATTATTTAGATATGATTTCATAGACCATCACGCAATCTTGTGTGTAGCTGTTGACGCGGATGTCAAAGAAATCCGCAAAAGATATTTAAAAATTGCTCGCCACTTGCACCCCGATAGCAGTGCTATCACCACCGAGACAGAAAAAAAATTAGCCGGCGAACTATTATCCAAGTTGGTTAACCCAGCTTACGAGACACTATCCGCAGAACGAACTCGTTCTGAATACATCATAGTGTTATCGCAAATGGGTAAGCGTTTAGTACAAGAATCGGCTTCGATAGAACTGACTACGGATTTAGGCAAACAGCTAGCATCAGCACCCAATGTTGATCTACTTTATAAAAGTGCGATCGCCAAAATTGCAGAAACTCAATATAACTCGCTCAAAGAGGTGATTACCATCATTTCTCAAATCAGCGAGTTGAACTTAGTTTACCTAATGCGGACGGCTGGGAAAACTTTTGCTGCATCAACAGCCAAACCCCTAGTTAACTCCACTCCTAACCAGTCAAAAGAAGCAGCCCCACCACCTCAACCAGAACCTGCTAAAGAAGACTCATCTATTGAACAGTATCTGCGTCGCGCTCAAACTTTGATTGACAAAAACCAATTTGCCCCAGCCGAAGTAGAGTTAAAAGACGCGCTGAAAATAGCACCTAAGAGTAGCCGTTGTCATAGTTTATTGGCATTTGTTTATCTGAAGCAAAATAAACTGAAAATGGCCAAAATTCATTTTGATAATACTCTAAAATTAGACCCCCAAGATCAAACAGCATTGGCGTGGAAACCTAAAATAGATAAGGCTCTAGGTCAACAAACTAGTAGTTCTAATGCCAATACATCCACCACTACTAGCAATAAGCAGCCAGAAAAATCTGGAGGTGGTTTGTTTGGTGGTTTATTTGGTGGGAAGAAAAAGTAG
- a CDS encoding ATP phosphoribosyltransferase regulatory subunit: protein MVYQPAAGARDLLPLDVAQKRWIEDKLQQVFHRWGYHRIITSTLERMDTLMAGEAIQRQMVIQLQNSEDEELGLRPELTASIARAVVTRMANVTYPQRLYYNANVFRRIWENRHNRQQEFYQAGVELLGVGGLLANAEVLLLVGNCLTALGLQDWHLILGEAGITRSLLNAFPVNIRAKVRSAIAHLDRITIDTLPLTDELRERARIMLDLRGNSADVLQKVSSLDLDTEQQEAVNNLKSLVELLESRGQFPIILDLSLIQTIDYYTGIVFEIVSSTDAQARTLGRGGRYDQLLGLYHPQGENIPGIGFVLNIEDLYQVLLSTQQLPHQTPASDWLVVPETPKAHSAAFAYAQELRESAELVRVEIDLSGKDTPAIQEYARDRGIAQIAWIKADGSPIIEKVSP from the coding sequence ATGGTGTATCAACCAGCAGCGGGAGCGAGGGATTTATTACCCTTAGATGTGGCTCAAAAACGCTGGATTGAAGATAAGTTACAACAAGTGTTTCACCGTTGGGGTTATCACAGAATTATCACCTCAACATTGGAACGTATGGACACCTTAATGGCGGGTGAAGCAATTCAACGCCAGATGGTGATTCAACTGCAAAATTCAGAAGATGAAGAATTAGGGCTGCGTCCAGAGTTGACAGCTTCTATCGCTCGTGCTGTTGTCACGCGCATGGCAAATGTTACCTATCCGCAGCGCCTGTACTATAATGCCAACGTCTTCCGCCGCATCTGGGAAAATCGCCATAATCGCCAACAAGAGTTTTATCAAGCTGGCGTGGAATTATTGGGTGTCGGTGGACTTTTAGCTAATGCAGAAGTTTTGCTGTTGGTGGGTAATTGCTTGACAGCATTAGGTTTACAGGATTGGCATTTAATTTTAGGTGAAGCAGGAATCACGCGATCGCTTTTGAATGCTTTCCCTGTAAATATACGTGCCAAAGTTCGCAGTGCGATCGCTCATCTTGACCGCATTACTATAGATACTCTCCCCCTAACTGACGAACTGCGCGAACGCGCCAGAATCATGTTAGATTTGCGCGGAAACAGCGCCGATGTGTTGCAAAAAGTCAGTAGCTTGGATTTAGATACAGAACAACAAGAGGCGGTCAACAACCTCAAATCTTTAGTAGAGTTATTAGAATCTAGGGGTCAATTTCCCATAATTCTTGACCTGAGCCTGATTCAAACCATAGACTATTACACGGGTATTGTTTTTGAAATTGTTAGCAGTACCGACGCACAAGCGAGAACTTTAGGGCGTGGTGGTCGCTACGACCAACTTTTAGGGCTGTATCATCCCCAAGGAGAGAATATTCCAGGGATTGGATTTGTCCTCAACATCGAAGACTTATATCAAGTTCTACTATCCACTCAGCAATTACCACACCAAACCCCGGCTAGTGATTGGTTAGTTGTCCCAGAAACACCAAAAGCCCATAGTGCAGCCTTTGCCTACGCCCAAGAGCTACGTGAATCTGCTGAGTTAGTCAGAGTAGAAATAGACTTGAGCGGTAAAGATACGCCAGCTATTCAAGAATACGCCCGCGATCGCGGTATTGCCCAGATCGCTTGGATTAAAGCCGATGGATCACCAATAATTGAAAAGGTAAGTCCATAG
- a CDS encoding indolepyruvate ferredoxin oxidoreductase subunit alpha — protein MPHTIVTDVCEGVADCVDACPVACIHDGPGKNAKGTDWYWIDFSTCIDCGICLQVCPVENAIVPEERPDLQKTP, from the coding sequence ATGCCACACACTATTGTTACTGATGTTTGTGAAGGTGTTGCTGACTGCGTAGATGCTTGTCCAGTAGCGTGTATTCATGACGGCCCTGGTAAAAATGCCAAGGGAACTGATTGGTACTGGATTGATTTTTCTACTTGTATTGATTGTGGTATTTGTCTACAAGTATGCCCCGTAGAAAATGCGATCGTTCCAGAAGAAAGACCTGATTTACAGAAAACTCCGTAA
- a CDS encoding PEP-CTERM domain protein, with product MKRLSILPSVQFSILSLSCAAINLLPLQKATAATIELTFTRLEGIINPNSINGLGTAIYRASLPTDYDITAIKINDIIGLGGGSPGKFSGFDLDAIKISHKLITNPEDIKTLPGLNVFDFTPVGTVFTPGTQRPVGNSKFSYLFRGDYLFGTKNCGGTICVDNNVATLGNFDAFAITDTRATGFMSLGDGGQLLFNLTKTISSLKQEPLYVYAGEVADNGEQLRGRVTAFGRKRRVPEPTSLGAISLMGLYLTRRIKNKKKVG from the coding sequence ATGAAAAGGCTAAGTATCTTACCTAGTGTTCAGTTCTCCATCTTGAGTCTTTCTTGTGCAGCAATTAACTTGCTACCACTTCAAAAAGCTACGGCTGCAACCATTGAACTTACCTTTACCCGGTTGGAAGGAATAATTAATCCAAATTCTATAAATGGATTGGGAACCGCTATCTATAGAGCTAGTCTGCCAACTGATTATGATATTACTGCAATTAAAATTAATGACATAATCGGACTGGGTGGAGGTTCTCCAGGTAAGTTTAGTGGTTTTGATTTAGATGCAATCAAAATTAGTCATAAGTTGATTACTAATCCCGAAGATATCAAAACACTCCCAGGATTAAACGTGTTTGATTTCACTCCAGTAGGTACTGTTTTTACACCAGGAACACAACGTCCTGTTGGCAATTCAAAGTTTAGTTATTTATTTAGGGGCGACTATTTATTTGGTACTAAAAACTGTGGTGGTACTATATGCGTAGATAATAATGTTGCCACATTAGGTAATTTCGATGCCTTTGCTATAACTGATACAAGAGCCACAGGATTTATGAGTCTTGGTGATGGCGGGCAACTTCTATTTAACCTTACCAAAACAATCTCTAGCCTTAAACAAGAACCACTATATGTGTATGCTGGCGAAGTGGCTGATAATGGCGAACAACTAAGAGGTCGGGTAACTGCGTTTGGCAGAAAAAGGAGGGTTCCAGAACCTACTAGCTTAGGTGCTATATCTTTAATGGGACTTTACTTAACAAGGCGCATCAAGAATAAGAAGAAAGTTGGGTGA
- a CDS encoding ABC transporter ATP-binding protein: MSGSAPNSAPLLEVENVHAGYIKDVDILQGVNFRVEPGELVTVIGPNGAGKSTLAKTIFGLLTPHTGTINFKGKNIAGLKSNHIVRLGMCYVPQIANVFPSLSVEENLEMGAFIRNDSVQPLKDKIFTMFPKLSDRRRQRAGTLSGGERQMLAMGKALMLEPSLLVLDEPSAALSPILVTQVFEQIKQINQSGTAIILVEQNARKALEMADRGYVLESGRDAISGPGQELLNDPKVAELYLGAGKGH, from the coding sequence ATGTCAGGTTCAGCACCAAACTCTGCTCCTCTACTAGAAGTTGAGAACGTCCATGCAGGATACATCAAGGATGTAGATATCTTGCAAGGTGTCAATTTCCGCGTTGAACCAGGAGAATTAGTTACAGTAATTGGCCCTAACGGTGCTGGTAAATCGACCTTAGCAAAAACCATTTTTGGACTTCTGACACCCCATACAGGCACAATAAATTTTAAAGGTAAGAATATTGCTGGACTAAAATCCAATCACATTGTGCGGCTGGGAATGTGCTATGTTCCACAAATTGCCAATGTCTTTCCTTCGTTGAGTGTAGAAGAGAACTTAGAAATGGGGGCTTTCATTCGCAATGATAGTGTGCAACCATTGAAAGACAAAATATTTACTATGTTTCCTAAATTAAGCGATCGCCGTCGTCAACGTGCCGGTACTTTGTCTGGTGGAGAACGCCAAATGCTAGCGATGGGCAAAGCTTTAATGTTAGAACCCAGTTTACTAGTATTAGATGAACCCTCAGCCGCCTTATCACCAATTTTGGTGACACAAGTATTTGAACAGATAAAACAAATCAACCAAAGCGGAACAGCCATCATCCTAGTCGAACAAAATGCCCGTAAAGCCCTAGAAATGGCAGACCGTGGTTATGTATTAGAATCAGGACGCGATGCCATATCCGGCCCCGGACAAGAATTATTGAATGATCCCAAGGTAGCCGAACTGTATTTAGGTGCAGGGAAGGGACATTAG
- a CDS encoding carbonic anhydrase yields the protein MSRINGFIGRRHFLRLAGASGLAVAAGGGSLIAAKENVIADAESINLNPVNPQQALQLLLDGNQRFVNKKPIYPHQSQQWLQSIAKAQYPFAAILGCADSRVPAEIIFDQGLGDLFVVRVAGNVASDMAIASLEYATSVLDTRLIVVLGHEKCGAVAASVKNEALPGKMNHFVEKIKPALAKLDQTNNNFYHAAIIANIQYQAEKLQQNSKILKQLINKSQIKIVKAIYDIDTGKVATIS from the coding sequence ATGAGCCGAATTAATGGATTTATTGGTCGTCGACATTTTTTGAGGTTGGCTGGTGCAAGCGGTTTGGCTGTTGCGGCTGGCGGTGGAAGTTTAATTGCAGCCAAAGAAAATGTTATTGCTGATGCTGAATCAATCAATCTTAATCCTGTAAATCCACAACAGGCTTTACAACTTTTACTGGATGGTAATCAACGATTCGTTAATAAAAAACCAATATATCCTCACCAATCACAGCAATGGTTGCAATCCATCGCCAAAGCACAGTATCCTTTTGCAGCTATTTTAGGATGTGCAGATTCTCGAGTACCTGCGGAGATTATTTTTGATCAAGGTCTTGGGGATTTATTCGTAGTGCGGGTGGCTGGTAATGTGGCTAGCGATATGGCGATCGCTAGCTTAGAATACGCTACATCTGTACTCGATACAAGGTTAATTGTGGTTTTAGGTCATGAAAAATGTGGTGCTGTGGCAGCCAGCGTTAAAAATGAAGCACTTCCCGGTAAGATGAATCATTTTGTAGAAAAGATTAAACCAGCCTTAGCAAAACTAGATCAGACAAACAATAATTTTTATCACGCAGCCATTATTGCTAATATCCAATATCAAGCAGAAAAACTTCAACAAAATTCAAAAATATTAAAGCAATTAATTAATAAAAGTCAAATAAAAATTGTCAAAGCTATTTACGATATTGATACAGGAAAAGTGGCAACTATTTCTTAA
- a CDS encoding carbonic anhydrase, translating to MSRINGFVGRRNFLRLAGIGGVGIGASAVGSLLSQGETAVAQKPSNPTEKPQPVNPQAALARLIEGNKRFVEGKRLNPNQSRLRLQETAEAQYPFAAILGCADSRVPAEIVFDQGLGDLFVVRLAGNVASPTAIGSLEFATAVLGAQLVVVLGHARCGAVIAAAKGDPLPGRIGGFVEEIKPAVERVRNKTGNLEENSIVANVQYQAERLAESSTILRGLIKEGKLRIVGGRYDLASGKVTVLT from the coding sequence ATGAGTCGAATTAATGGGTTTGTTGGCAGACGAAATTTTTTGAGATTAGCTGGGATAGGTGGTGTTGGTATTGGTGCAAGTGCTGTTGGTAGTTTACTTTCGCAAGGAGAAACTGCTGTTGCTCAAAAACCATCAAATCCTACAGAAAAACCTCAACCAGTAAATCCACAAGCGGCTTTGGCGAGGTTAATTGAAGGAAATAAGCGCTTTGTTGAAGGTAAGCGCCTCAATCCTAATCAATCAAGATTACGTTTACAAGAAACAGCTGAAGCTCAATATCCATTTGCAGCCATACTTGGTTGTGCAGATTCTAGAGTACCCGCAGAGATAGTTTTTGACCAAGGTTTGGGTGATTTATTTGTTGTTCGGCTTGCTGGTAATGTAGCTAGTCCAACTGCTATAGGTAGTCTAGAGTTTGCTACGGCTGTGTTAGGTGCGCAACTAGTTGTAGTATTAGGTCATGCAAGATGTGGAGCAGTTATTGCAGCCGCTAAGGGTGATCCTCTTCCGGGAAGAATTGGTGGTTTTGTGGAAGAAATTAAGCCTGCTGTAGAAAGGGTGAGAAATAAGACTGGTAATTTAGAAGAAAATTCTATTGTTGCTAATGTGCAATATCAGGCAGAAAGATTGGCAGAAAGTTCGACCATTTTAAGAGGTTTAATTAAAGAGGGAAAACTCAGAATTGTTGGCGGTCGTTATGATTTGGCTAGCGGAAAGGTTACTGTGTTGACTTAA
- a CDS encoding phosphatase PAP2 family protein — MLLQRSLKSTSNDSSSHLSNSYSLIRAVHTAVKGRVRFKVNGLYRCEALKRYLEIRLSKLDIITQASANPVTSNVLIIFDPNFTLDAIASLLQAIVLDYRKVSVNLPTIAESATKPVHQPQLDKLIPCLATATIFASSAGLLFRYGLDESILLAVQKLHNPLLDRIMQSITFLGEPLPLLLISSGFGLQLWHNHRRRDATSLGIATVGAVGLNYLLKEMFGRARPALWDYIVHAVHYSFPSGHAMVSTAVYGYIGYILAKEFPQWREPILASTVTLILAIGFSRLYLGVHWPTDVLVGYAAGLLWLIACISISTSAQQQAIVGGEI; from the coding sequence ATGTTATTACAGCGATCGCTAAAATCAACAAGTAACGATAGTTCTAGTCATCTATCCAACAGCTACTCTTTAATTAGAGCAGTACATACTGCTGTCAAAGGTAGAGTTAGATTTAAGGTGAATGGGCTTTATCGTTGTGAAGCACTCAAAAGATATCTGGAAATCCGCTTATCAAAGTTAGATATCATTACTCAGGCAAGTGCAAATCCTGTGACGAGTAATGTGCTAATAATTTTTGATCCCAATTTTACCTTAGATGCGATCGCCTCTTTGCTGCAAGCCATTGTTTTAGATTACAGAAAAGTATCAGTCAATCTTCCCACAATTGCAGAGTCAGCCACAAAGCCTGTACATCAGCCACAATTAGACAAACTGATCCCCTGTCTAGCAACAGCTACTATCTTTGCTTCTAGTGCTGGACTCTTGTTCAGATATGGTCTAGATGAAAGTATTTTACTAGCAGTTCAAAAACTACATAATCCTTTACTGGATCGGATTATGCAGTCCATCACGTTTTTAGGCGAACCACTACCCTTATTATTAATATCTTCCGGCTTCGGTTTGCAACTGTGGCATAATCATCGCCGTCGGGATGCAACCAGTTTGGGTATAGCTACAGTGGGTGCAGTTGGGTTAAATTACCTTTTGAAAGAGATGTTTGGCAGAGCGCGTCCAGCATTGTGGGATTATATCGTACATGCGGTTCACTACAGTTTTCCTAGCGGTCATGCAATGGTTTCTACCGCAGTTTACGGTTACATAGGCTATATTTTAGCCAAAGAATTTCCCCAATGGCGCGAACCAATTTTAGCCTCTACTGTAACTCTAATTTTGGCGATCGGTTTTAGTCGGCTTTATCTGGGTGTGCATTGGCCTACTGACGTATTGGTCGGCTACGCAGCAGGGTTATTGTGGTTAATTGCCTGTATTTCTATTTCTACATCTGCCCAACAGCAGGCGATAGTAGGTGGGGAGATTTGA